In the genome of Synergistaceae bacterium, the window CCAGCCACGCGCCGCCCTCGTCCTTCCGCACCGGAAGGAAGTTGGCGATGCCCATGAAGCTGAACACGAAGGAGTCCGCCGGACGCTCGAAAATCTCCCAGGGGGTCCCCGTCTGGCGTATGCGGCCGGTGTCGTCCATAACGGCCAGGCGGTCGGAAAGGGCCAGCGCCACCTCCTGATCATGGGTGACGTAAAGGACGGTGGTTTCGAGTTTACGCTGCAGCTCTTTGATCTCGAAGCGCATTTCCTCCCGCAGGTTGGCGTCCAGGTTGGTCAGGGGCTCGTCCAGAAGCAGGAGAGAGGGGCGGGCCACCAGGGCGCGGGCCAGAGCCACCCGCTGCTGCTGTCCGCCGGAAAGCTCCGAGGGCAGACGCTTTTCCAGCCCCGTCATGCCCACCAGAGCGATGGTTTCCATGACCCGATTCTTTATTTCCTCTTTGGATTTTTTAGCCAGTTTCAGAGGATAGGCCACGTTGTCGAACACCGTCATGTGGGGCCACACGGCGTAGTCCTGAAAGACCATGCCAATGCCCCGGCTGTCCGGCGACACGTCAACACCCGCCGCCGGGTCTGAAACCGTCGTGTCCGCGATGTCGATCTTTCCGGCGTCGGGGGCCTCGAAACCCGCAATGAGCCGCAGCAGTACCGTTTTTCCGCAGCCCGAGGGCCCCAGGAGCGTAAAGCACTCCCCGTGCCGGACCTTCAGGCTGAGATCGCTGTGCACCTGATGAGCGCCGTAACGCTTTGCCAGTCCTTCGACCCGGATAATGTCTTCCATAGGATTCCTCCAATACCTGTTTTAGAGCCGCTGGCTCTTTTCTGTATAAATTTTTGTCCGTCGCTTACCAGTATTAAGCGTCTTTTTCAGTACACGATTACACAATCCGCTGTAAAATGCCACAAAAGGCGGGACGAAATCGCAAGCGCGCCGTCCCGCCTCAGGATAACCGTTTTGGGAAAGGTTACGACTCAGCGGCCCTGCAGGGTATCCGTGAACTTTTTGATCAGGGCTTCCTTGGAGGCCATCATCTCGATGTAATCAATCTTAATGGCGCGCTTCAGGGCGTCGCCCGCCTCGGGCAGCATGAACTCCGGACGCTTCTGCACGTCCGTCCTCACGGACAGAGTGCCCTCTCCGGCGATGAGGACCTGAGCGTCGTGAGACAGCAGGTAGTCCACAAACTTCTTCGCGGCGTCCAGATGGGGAGTCCCCTTGAAAATGGCGATGGGGCTCGGGGCCATGAGCAGCTCCGGCGGGTAGTAAAGGGCGATGTGGGCTCCCTTCGTGATCTTGTCGTTGGTGATATAGTCCACGGCGAGGCTGGCCGCCAGCTCACCGGAGGCGGTGTCGTCCACCACCTGGCCGGAACCCTTGCCGATTCGGGCCTTGTTGCCGCGCAGTTTTTCGAAGAACTCCCAGCCGAACTGCTTCTCCAGCAGGGCCACGCTCATGTAGGAGGTTCCGGAGAGGGCGGGGTCGGCGATGCCAAAGGCGCCGTTATACTCGGGCTTGAAGAGGTCGGCCCACTGCTGGGGAGGCGTCTTGATCAGGTCGGTGTTGATGGCGATGCCCAAAGTACCCAGGCGGGCCGCCGTGAAGTGTCCGTCGTAGTCGTCGAAGGGATTCAGAATTTCCCCGATGAGAGGCGTTTCGTATTTCTCCAGAATTCCTTCTTTTTTCATGCTGTAGAAGTCCGGCACTTCGCTGGTCCAGATCAGGTCCGCCAGAATCTTTCCGCTCTCCCGCTCGGCCGCGATTTTGGCCATGAGCTTGCCCGCCCCCGCCGACTGGTAGTCCACGGCGATGTCGGGATACTTCGCGTTGAACCCCTCCACGATTCCCCCGATAAGGGATTCCTTCATGGAGGTGTAGATGATGAGGTTCTCCTTCGCCGCCGCGCTCTCCGCCCCTATCGACAGGAAAAGGGCGAGGATCAGCACTGCGGCCGCTGCGATATGGATTCTGCGCATGGTAAAACTCCTCCCTTCGAAATATGTACGCCGACCTCCACGACTGCGGGAGGTCTTTGTGCAAACCCCACCTGCCGGCACCGCGTTCGCCGGCAGAGGAAAAACCACGACAATCCGTCCGCTTCACTTCGCCGGTATGATACCACGCGCGGGGGAAAGCGTCACTGCCCCCGTCAGTCTTTTTTTACGCAATTCTTTTCATGGTTGCGGGTTCAGCGTTCGACGCTTTTTCTCACGCTGATCCCCGAACCGTTGCCGGCGGCTACCTGTCCGTACCATGAGCCGTATATCCCCAGGTCCGTTTTCAGGGTTTCGTCGGCCTGAGGCGTCACGACCATGGCCCAGGTGATGCTGAGGCCGTCGCCGGCGCTCTCCCAGGTGAAGGTGTAAGAGTCTTTGTCAACGTACTGTATTTCGATGGGATAGTCCCTGACGGTGCAGGTGAAGGGATCTTCATCCACGTACCAGATGAAATCCATGTCCAGCAGAGCCTGAGCCGGAGCGACAATGGCGCCGGCGGAAACATCTTTGGTCGAGACGGAGTCGGCCCGCCGCAGGGTGAAACTGCCGCTGGAAAGCCTCAGCGAATGAGCCCGTCCGTCGAGGGAAAAAGAGGAGCTGAAAGAAGATGAATCCACCACCCAGGTGTGGTAAATTGAATCGATGCCCGATCCTGGAATTTCCGGTGTTGACGGATCCTGGGATGTTCCGTCGTCGACGTCGGCGTCGCTGTCGCTTCCTCCCCCGCAGCCGCCGGCCGCCGCCACGAAGACCATGACAAACATCAACACAAAAACGAGCCATCCGTTGTTTCGCAACTGTCTCTGCAGCCTGTTCATCCACAGTACCCCCTGAAGAATTTTCGGAAATCTTTTTTACTATTCAGGCAGGAGTTTAACATAAACAGGGGGTTTTGAAACGAAAGGGTTGTTGACAGTTCGCTTGCAATCTATCTAAATATTTGCTATCCTGGGCATTATGGACAGATTGGT includes:
- a CDS encoding ABC transporter substrate-binding protein — translated: MRRIHIAAAAVLILALFLSIGAESAAAKENLIIYTSMKESLIGGIVEGFNAKYPDIAVDYQSAGAGKLMAKIAAERESGKILADLIWTSEVPDFYSMKKEGILEKYETPLIGEILNPFDDYDGHFTAARLGTLGIAINTDLIKTPPQQWADLFKPEYNGAFGIADPALSGTSYMSVALLEKQFGWEFFEKLRGNKARIGKGSGQVVDDTASGELAASLAVDYITNDKITKGAHIALYYPPELLMAPSPIAIFKGTPHLDAAKKFVDYLLSHDAQVLIAGEGTLSVRTDVQKRPEFMLPEAGDALKRAIKIDYIEMMASKEALIKKFTDTLQGR
- a CDS encoding ABC transporter ATP-binding protein; the encoded protein is MEDIIRVEGLAKRYGAHQVHSDLSLKVRHGECFTLLGPSGCGKTVLLRLIAGFEAPDAGKIDIADTTVSDPAAGVDVSPDSRGIGMVFQDYAVWPHMTVFDNVAYPLKLAKKSKEEIKNRVMETIALVGMTGLEKRLPSELSGGQQQRVALARALVARPSLLLLDEPLTNLDANLREEMRFEIKELQRKLETTVLYVTHDQEVALALSDRLAVMDDTGRIRQTGTPWEIFERPADSFVFSFMGIANFLPVRKDEGGAWLVGDGGQNILRAWKGSKEQPADPHQAGIESGKAFAGFRPSDVRISRLGRAEAGGLRGIVRRASFLGAMMDYLIDVDGATLRTSIETHEALKSDLMFKEGEDCALDFLSLHWFDAESIESVEKNDKNEKTSASGSSSEVRS